A stretch of DNA from Natrinema halophilum:
TTACTGTGACGAAATAAGTTCATTCTCGTCATGTCAGATAGGGTTTCTATCGTAGGAGCCTGGTTACCGTGCGCGCCAAGAATAGGCTATCGCGACGGACGATGACGCGGCCGGGGACAGCCATTGTTGTGGGTGCTGTCACGAGTAACACAATCTTATCTTGTGAGTTCAATGCAATAATACCAGATGGGTTTTCAGTCGCACTGATCGGATATTCCAGTAATAGGGATCGGTTCCAGCGTCTGTAATACTGTATCGCTCCCTCATAAATAGAACTATCTATCCTTCGATTTCTCTTTTTCCGTTACGAGTATCAAATCGCTGGTGGCCACTTTGGGGAACGAACTACCTCAAGCGCATCGAGCGAAACCTAGTCAAAAACCAGATTTGATCCTTCGAAAGTGGCGTGGTCTAATCGCAAACCTGGCCGGGTAGCCGTCCGATGCGTGACGCGTTTTTTCTTGTCCATCTTATGCATTACTAGAACGTCCCGAAATCATACAGATAAAAATACATACATAATATCTCAGGTCTGCCAAATGCGTCGCACCTCTTGTACAACACGTGTCGAACGTAGCGTCTCCCAAGTACATTCCGAGAAGAAAATTGAAACCGGGCATCAGTGTTGGGCAACCGAGGACGTTTGGGTCCACATTGGAGTCAACCACAACATTTGTACTATCGGACGCTGACACGGTCAGTATGACAGGTGACTCGAGCGACCGTCGACAAACAAAGGTCGAGCGAGTAATAGATAAATACGAGCTCGATGGATGGGGCGATCGGTTAGAAGCTGAATGGGTCGGCGACGGTGCGGAGCGAACGAGTCTGCGCGACCTCGCGACCCAGTTCAATCAGGCTGTACTTCGATCAGCAGTGCGCGAGGCGGAGGCATCCGTCCTCGATTCCGACATCGAAGCCCTCTACCAAACGTTAACGGACGATGACGTGTCGCGGTCAGAAGCCGTTCGGAGGCGGCGCAATCTCGAACGCTCAGGGGTCGACATCGACGACGTTCAATCGGATTTTCTCACCCATCAGACGATCTATACCTATCTCACGAACGTTCGCGACGCCTCTCTGCCCGACGAAGACACCGAAGACCGCGTCGAACGAAAGAAAGAGACCATCCAACGGTTAGCCGGTCGAACACAGGTTGTTACAGAATCCACGCTCGAGGAGTTGGGTAACGCCGGTGAAATCGCTGCTCGAGATTACAACGTATTCATCGATGTGCGCGCTATCTGTGGCAACTGTGGGGCAGATTACTCGGTCAGCGAATTACTCGAACAAGGTGGATGTGACTGTGACGTCGTCGCGGTTCAATGACGACCATGGCAGAAAGACGATCGTAACCAAATAACATTTATATTGAGCGACGAGAAGAGGACCCCATGTCATCCCCAGAGTCAGTCACCTCGTCGATTTCCGTAGAAGCGGAAAATATTGGAGGTATCGATAGTACCGAGGTATCACTCCAGCCCGGCGTAAACGTTCTGACTGGCCGGAACGCGACGAATCGAACCTCGTTTCTCCAGACGATCATGGCAGGTCTCGGCAGCCGACGGTCGTCGTTGAAAGGAGACGCGGACGCTGGTCACGTCGAGTTAACGTTCGACGACGAACAATACACGCGATATCTCGAGCGGCGCAACGGAGAGGTCGTCTTCGAGGGCGACCCCTACCTCGATGATCCGGAACTCGCAGATCTCTTCGCCTTCTTACTCGAGTCCAACGAGGCGCGCCGAGCCGTCAGAAGCGGCGACAACCTCCGCGAACTCATCATGCGCCCCATCGATACCGATGAGATCGAGGCCGAGATCAGTATGCTCGAGGCCGAAAAGCGCGACCTCGACGACCGCCTCGAAGAACTTTCTCGTCTCGGAGGCGAACTACCGGACCTCGAGGAACGACGAGTCACACTCGAAGAAGAAATCGACGAAACGGGCGAACAGATATCCGATCTTGAAGTCACACTTGACGAGTTCGATCTAGACGTCGATGCAAGTCGTAACCGAAAAGAAGAGATCGAATCAGCGTTTGCTGACCTCCAGGAAGCCCGGACGGATCTCGAATCGATCGAGTACGACCTTGAGACCGAACGGGAAAGCTACGCCGAACTCGAACGAGAACGTGACGATCTCGAGGATGAACTCGAGTCGATCGACGAAGACGACGAGTCGCCGGATCGTCTCGAGGGTCGTATCCAGGAACTCCGCGCTCGAAAACGATCGCTCGATACGACCGTGAGCGAACTGCAAAGCGTAATTCGATTCAACGAAGAACGCCTTGCCAATGACGGGTATGATCTCGAACTCGATGCTTCGAGTCCGTCAGACAGCGACGACGGAGCGATAACAGAACAGCTTCTTGAAGACTCTGATGATATCGTCTGTTGGACCTGCGGTTCACAAGTGGACCGCGAGCGGATCGACTCGACGCTCGAACAACTGCGCTCACTCCGACAGACGAAATTGGAGGATCGGAACGATTTGCAAGAGCAGATAGACGAGATCTCCGCCCGTCAGAAGGAACTGCGGAAACAAACCCAAAAGCGCAGCCGGATCGAAGAGCGGCTT
This window harbors:
- the rdfA gene encoding rod-determining factor RdfA, with protein sequence MTGDSSDRRQTKVERVIDKYELDGWGDRLEAEWVGDGAERTSLRDLATQFNQAVLRSAVREAEASVLDSDIEALYQTLTDDDVSRSEAVRRRRNLERSGVDIDDVQSDFLTHQTIYTYLTNVRDASLPDEDTEDRVERKKETIQRLAGRTQVVTESTLEELGNAGEIAARDYNVFIDVRAICGNCGADYSVSELLEQGGCDCDVVAVQ
- a CDS encoding archaea-specific SMC-related protein; the protein is MSSPESVTSSISVEAENIGGIDSTEVSLQPGVNVLTGRNATNRTSFLQTIMAGLGSRRSSLKGDADAGHVELTFDDEQYTRYLERRNGEVVFEGDPYLDDPELADLFAFLLESNEARRAVRSGDNLRELIMRPIDTDEIEAEISMLEAEKRDLDDRLEELSRLGGELPDLEERRVTLEEEIDETGEQISDLEVTLDEFDLDVDASRNRKEEIESAFADLQEARTDLESIEYDLETERESYAELERERDDLEDELESIDEDDESPDRLEGRIQELRARKRSLDTTVSELQSVIRFNEERLANDGYDLELDASSPSDSDDGAITEQLLEDSDDIVCWTCGSQVDRERIDSTLEQLRSLRQTKLEDRNDLQEQIDEISARQKELRKQTQKRSRIEERLSTVEDELERRAQRIEELEADIEEQQDYVDELEENAETFEDTAYSDVIETHRELNRLELELENLKDERDEVEARIDEIETKVDERSDLESERESLDDELTDLRTRVDRIEENAVDAFNEHMSSILSILEYQNIDRIWIQRREETVREGRRNVTRTAFDLHIVRSTEDGTTYEDTVDHLSESEREVTGLVFALAGYLVHNVYEDVPFMLLDSLESIDSTRIAEIVDYFEEYVDCLVVALLREDAEALSDSYKYVREI